One window of Rhizobium leguminosarum genomic DNA carries:
- a CDS encoding diaminopropionate ammonia-lyase — protein sequence MFLLNSNSDYRQPLDPRDAETLGLDAADAVERQLAFRENHAETPLVALPALAAELGVGSIHIKDEGHRLGLGSFKALGGAYAVIQLVLDEAAHRLGRVIDVSELHFSHVREVAETVTVACATDGNHGRSVAQGAQLVGARAAIFVHAGVSDERVAAIARFGAEMIRVDGTYDDSVREAARIAEEKGWTIVSDTSWPGYERIPGLVMQGYTALVREALRAMPQPPTHVFIQAGVGGIAATVAGHMAIAFGDKRPTFTVVDPARAACLFETARAGRLVTVAHGEPTVMAMLECYEPSLVAWRILSRVADAFMTVEEDEAILVMKRLADPAGTDPAIVAGESGGVGLAGLISAASDPAIKQALSLDGHSRIFLVNTEGATDPGKYQEIVGRSPAAVAAKYKAGASV from the coding sequence ATGTTTCTGCTGAACAGCAATTCCGACTACCGTCAGCCGCTCGACCCGCGGGACGCCGAAACCCTCGGCTTGGATGCTGCAGATGCGGTCGAGCGCCAGCTGGCATTCCGGGAAAACCATGCGGAAACGCCCCTCGTTGCTCTGCCGGCACTGGCAGCCGAACTCGGTGTCGGCTCGATCCACATCAAGGACGAGGGCCATCGCCTCGGCCTCGGAAGCTTCAAGGCGCTTGGCGGCGCCTATGCGGTGATCCAGCTGGTCCTCGATGAGGCGGCACACAGGCTCGGCCGCGTCATCGATGTCTCGGAATTGCATTTTTCTCATGTTCGAGAGGTGGCCGAGACCGTGACCGTCGCCTGCGCCACCGACGGCAATCACGGCCGGTCGGTGGCCCAGGGCGCACAGCTGGTCGGAGCCCGGGCGGCGATTTTCGTGCATGCCGGCGTCAGCGACGAACGCGTCGCCGCCATCGCCCGCTTCGGCGCCGAGATGATCCGTGTGGACGGGACCTATGACGATTCCGTTCGGGAGGCGGCGCGCATTGCCGAGGAAAAAGGGTGGACGATCGTGTCGGACACCTCATGGCCCGGTTATGAGCGCATTCCCGGGCTGGTGATGCAGGGCTACACCGCCCTTGTCCGGGAAGCGCTGAGAGCAATGCCGCAGCCGCCCACCCATGTCTTCATTCAGGCAGGCGTCGGCGGGATTGCCGCGACCGTCGCAGGCCACATGGCCATCGCCTTCGGCGACAAACGCCCGACCTTCACAGTCGTCGATCCCGCCCGCGCCGCCTGCCTGTTCGAAACAGCGCGGGCCGGACGTTTGGTCACCGTTGCCCATGGCGAGCCGACCGTCATGGCGATGCTCGAATGTTACGAACCTTCGCTTGTCGCCTGGCGTATCCTCTCCCGGGTCGCGGACGCATTCATGACCGTTGAAGAAGACGAGGCGATCTTGGTGATGAAGCGGCTTGCCGATCCGGCTGGAACCGACCCGGCGATTGTCGCCGGTGAAAGTGGCGGGGTGGGGCTTGCCGGACTGATCAGTGCTGCCAGCGATCCCGCGATCAAGCAAGCCCTGTCACTCGACGGCCATTCGCGCATATTCCTGGTGAACACCGAAGGCGCGACCGATCCCGGCAAATATCAAGAGATCGTCGGGCGATCACCGGCCGCGGTCGCCGCGAAATATAAGGCTGGAGCATCAGTATGA
- a CDS encoding Zn-dependent hydrolase, protein MRHRSIDPGRLLARIAELGEIGRDAGGRLVRLAASDSERLGRDRFVSWLEDAGLEVAVDHIGNIFGIWNAAGVDGEKPIMIGSHIDTVINAGIYDGCYGVLAGLEVIQTLKSQGFEPSRPIVVAAFTNEEGVRYAPDMMGSLVYSGGVDVAAALKTVGTDGTVLGDELARIGYAGTHAPGLMMPHAYVELHIEQGPVLEREGVAVGAVENLQGISWQKVTIDGDANHAGTTPISMRRDAGYAAARVITFLRDCAKASNTPTVATVGCIAFEPNAINVIPSRATFTVDPRDPDEDRLKEEENALAAFLDLLSSDEKVGISVERLARFEPVKFDQAIVQRIEVAARDRGLACRRMTSGAGHDAQMIARMAPSAMIFVPSRGGISHNPKEFTSDMDLVAGANILLDVVCGLATGEWPK, encoded by the coding sequence ATGAGGCATCGTTCGATCGATCCGGGGCGTCTGCTCGCACGCATCGCCGAGCTCGGCGAGATCGGCCGCGATGCGGGGGGAAGGCTTGTCCGCTTGGCGGCGTCCGATAGCGAAAGGCTGGGGCGCGATCGGTTTGTCTCCTGGCTTGAGGACGCCGGGCTGGAGGTTGCAGTCGACCACATCGGCAACATCTTTGGCATCTGGAATGCCGCGGGCGTCGACGGCGAAAAGCCGATCATGATCGGCTCCCACATCGACACGGTCATCAACGCGGGCATCTATGATGGATGTTATGGCGTGCTGGCTGGCCTCGAGGTGATCCAGACGCTGAAAAGCCAAGGGTTCGAACCGTCGCGCCCGATTGTCGTTGCCGCCTTCACCAATGAGGAAGGGGTGCGCTATGCGCCCGACATGATGGGTTCGCTGGTCTATTCCGGCGGCGTCGATGTCGCTGCGGCGCTCAAGACGGTGGGTACGGATGGCACTGTGCTCGGCGATGAATTGGCGCGGATCGGCTATGCCGGCACCCATGCGCCCGGCTTGATGATGCCGCACGCCTATGTCGAGCTGCATATCGAGCAGGGTCCGGTTCTTGAGAGGGAGGGCGTAGCGGTCGGCGCAGTCGAGAACCTGCAGGGCATTTCCTGGCAGAAGGTGACCATCGACGGTGATGCCAATCATGCCGGGACGACACCGATCTCGATGCGCCGGGACGCCGGCTACGCGGCTGCCCGCGTCATCACCTTTCTGCGGGACTGTGCGAAGGCATCGAACACGCCAACTGTCGCGACCGTCGGCTGCATCGCTTTTGAGCCGAACGCGATCAATGTCATTCCTTCACGCGCGACGTTCACGGTGGATCCGCGTGATCCGGACGAAGACCGCCTGAAGGAAGAGGAAAACGCGCTCGCCGCATTCCTCGATCTGCTTTCCTCAGACGAAAAGGTTGGCATATCCGTCGAACGACTGGCGCGGTTCGAGCCGGTCAAGTTCGATCAAGCGATCGTTCAACGGATTGAGGTTGCCGCCAGGGATCGCGGCCTGGCGTGTAGGCGCATGACATCGGGCGCCGGCCATGACGCCCAAATGATTGCGCGCATGGCGCCAAGCGCGATGATCTTCGTGCCGAGCCGCGGCGGGATCAGTCATAATCCGAAGGAGTTCACATCAGACATGGATCTTGTCGCCGGGGCGAATATCCTCCTCGACGTCGTTTGCGGGCTTGCAACAGGGGAATGGCCGAAATGA
- a CDS encoding M20 aminoacylase family protein: MSVDSRMLERDMTAWRRDLHSHPEFGFDEKRTAAFVAQKLREFGVDEVVEGVGGTGVIGTLRRGGGNRSIALRADMDALKITEQGDRSYRSQTAGVMHACRHDGHTAMLLGAARMLSEDGDFDGTVRFIFQPAEEWGKGALAMIADGLMTRFPFDEIYGLHNMPGLPVGVFETRAGAIMSAEDNFEIVLKGVGGHAARPHSGNEVLVAACALVTNLQIIVSRRLDPADIGVVSVTELLTDGTRNALPGLARILGDARSFRPEVSAVIETQMRLIAEGTALAHNVAAEVNYTREFIPLLNDAALVEEAFAAASSVFPTENIKVRREPMTGSEDFARFLEHVPGCFVFLGNGEDSAPLHNPNYDFNDDGLVHGANFHASIVRRRLNAS, from the coding sequence ATGAGCGTGGACAGCCGAATGCTGGAACGGGACATGACCGCCTGGAGGCGCGACCTTCACAGCCATCCCGAGTTCGGCTTCGACGAGAAGCGGACGGCGGCCTTCGTCGCCCAAAAACTGCGGGAGTTCGGGGTCGACGAGGTGGTTGAAGGTGTTGGCGGCACAGGGGTTATCGGAACGCTGAGGCGTGGCGGCGGCAACCGTTCCATCGCGCTGCGCGCCGACATGGATGCCCTGAAGATCACCGAACAGGGAGATCGGTCCTATCGATCGCAGACCGCCGGCGTGATGCACGCCTGCCGCCATGACGGCCATACGGCAATGCTGCTTGGCGCCGCCAGGATGCTGTCGGAGGACGGCGATTTCGACGGCACCGTCCGGTTCATCTTTCAGCCTGCCGAGGAGTGGGGCAAAGGCGCGCTGGCAATGATCGCCGATGGCCTGATGACGCGTTTTCCCTTCGACGAAATCTACGGCCTGCACAACATGCCGGGTCTTCCGGTCGGGGTTTTCGAGACCCGCGCCGGCGCGATCATGTCGGCGGAGGATAATTTCGAGATCGTGCTGAAGGGCGTCGGCGGACACGCCGCGCGTCCGCACTCCGGCAACGAAGTGCTGGTTGCCGCCTGCGCATTGGTGACGAACCTCCAGATAATCGTTTCCCGGCGGCTCGATCCGGCCGATATCGGCGTCGTTTCGGTGACCGAACTTCTGACCGACGGCACCCGCAACGCCCTGCCTGGACTGGCGCGCATCCTGGGCGATGCCCGCAGCTTCCGCCCCGAGGTCAGCGCGGTGATCGAGACGCAGATGCGCCTGATCGCAGAGGGGACCGCGCTCGCCCACAATGTCGCGGCCGAGGTGAATTATACCAGAGAATTCATCCCGCTGCTCAACGATGCCGCCCTGGTCGAGGAAGCCTTTGCGGCAGCCAGCAGTGTCTTCCCCACGGAAAACATCAAGGTCCGGCGCGAGCCGATGACCGGATCGGAAGACTTCGCGCGGTTCCTCGAACATGTACCCGGCTGCTTCGTCTTCCTGGGCAATGGCGAAGACTCCGCGCCGCTTCACAATCCGAATTACGATTTCAACGACGACGGACTGGTCCACGGCGCCAACTTCCACGCGAGCATCGTCCGTCGGCGTCTGAACGCAAGCTGA
- a CDS encoding methyl-accepting chemotaxis protein: protein MIRTVSAKLILATGTAIAGVLIAYTAFNAVSAKTNTEREVMALATEQAAVVSQQVATNITEATSAGTALAASLSGFVDGGSKSRADIVAMIKAVAPQYPSVFGAWMCELIDGPHPTTGTDALNKEGIFTPYWTKGDDGKMEFSTWSIKPEDEYYSAPLKSGKAIITSPYLTNMNKLVTSVSVPMQVNGTVVGLAGVDIKLDDLTAALTEMHPFDGGRVMLLANDGKWLAHPDKDNLMKDYADAGADDVKQALADGKMRVISGLPDGAVRLVYPFTARGMNTTWAAVLDVPAATFSAPVWQQIYNTVIGGLVILAVMLGVILTASRTLIGKPLKGILSAVQKMAGGNYREQIDHNGSADELGSLKSALEKFRHQLARGEALKDEQQALQAQVETDRKRQGDLEQAKAEDLHHFVEVVQSRFDLLASGDLSVRMNEKVAPEFETIRANFNTSVSALEDTIRNVVHAVYTIRSGLGEISTASNDLARRTEQQAASLEETVAALGEVTRGVNDTSDGANSAQQTMKLARADAEKGGEVVARAIEAMTEIQGSSGKIGNIIRVIDEIAFQTNLLALNAGVEAARAGEAGKGFAVVAQEVRELAQRSAQAAKEISGLISMSSSQVQTGVNLVEETGVALSKIVDRVVGMSDTVNEIATSAQSQATSLREVSAAADLMDKVTQQNAAMVEETTAAAQGLAQETENLAAVVGRFGLGGAVSRSSQSPAAMKLAS from the coding sequence ATGATCAGAACCGTTTCAGCGAAACTCATCCTTGCGACCGGCACTGCGATCGCAGGCGTCCTGATCGCTTACACCGCCTTCAATGCGGTGAGTGCCAAGACCAATACCGAGCGGGAGGTCATGGCGCTGGCGACCGAGCAGGCGGCCGTGGTCAGCCAACAGGTGGCAACCAATATCACCGAGGCCACTTCGGCCGGTACGGCTCTGGCCGCAAGCCTCTCCGGTTTCGTCGACGGCGGTTCGAAAAGCCGAGCCGACATCGTTGCGATGATCAAGGCCGTGGCTCCCCAATATCCGAGCGTGTTCGGCGCCTGGATGTGCGAATTGATCGACGGTCCCCACCCGACAACCGGCACGGATGCCTTGAACAAGGAAGGCATTTTCACGCCCTATTGGACCAAGGGCGACGACGGCAAGATGGAATTCTCGACATGGAGCATCAAGCCTGAGGACGAATATTACAGCGCCCCGCTGAAGAGCGGAAAGGCGATCATCACTTCTCCCTATCTCACCAACATGAATAAGCTGGTCACCTCGGTGTCGGTGCCGATGCAGGTGAACGGCACTGTCGTCGGCCTGGCCGGCGTCGATATCAAACTCGATGATCTCACTGCGGCGCTGACTGAGATGCACCCCTTCGATGGCGGGCGGGTCATGCTGCTTGCCAATGACGGCAAGTGGCTCGCCCATCCCGACAAAGACAATCTGATGAAGGACTATGCCGACGCCGGCGCTGATGACGTCAAGCAGGCGCTGGCCGACGGCAAGATGCGGGTTATATCAGGCTTGCCGGATGGCGCCGTCCGCCTCGTCTATCCTTTCACCGCCCGCGGCATGAACACTACCTGGGCTGCGGTTCTCGATGTGCCGGCCGCGACCTTCTCGGCGCCAGTCTGGCAGCAGATCTACAACACGGTGATTGGCGGCCTCGTTATTCTGGCGGTGATGCTCGGCGTCATTCTGACGGCGAGCCGCACCCTGATCGGCAAGCCGCTGAAGGGCATTCTGAGCGCCGTCCAAAAAATGGCAGGCGGGAACTATCGCGAACAGATCGACCATAATGGCAGCGCCGACGAGCTTGGAAGCCTGAAGAGCGCTCTCGAAAAATTCCGCCATCAACTCGCCCGCGGCGAGGCGCTTAAGGACGAGCAGCAGGCGCTTCAGGCACAGGTCGAGACCGACCGCAAACGCCAGGGCGACCTCGAGCAGGCAAAGGCCGAGGATCTGCACCATTTCGTCGAAGTCGTGCAGAGCCGCTTCGACCTTCTGGCGTCGGGCGATCTCAGCGTACGTATGAACGAGAAGGTGGCGCCGGAATTCGAGACGATCCGGGCGAACTTCAATACATCCGTTTCCGCTCTGGAAGACACCATCCGCAACGTCGTCCACGCCGTTTACACCATCCGCTCCGGCCTCGGCGAAATTTCGACGGCGTCGAACGATCTGGCGCGGCGCACCGAACAGCAGGCCGCCTCACTGGAGGAAACGGTCGCAGCGCTCGGTGAGGTCACCCGCGGCGTCAACGACACCTCCGACGGGGCAAACAGCGCGCAGCAAACAATGAAGCTTGCCCGTGCCGATGCCGAAAAGGGTGGCGAAGTCGTTGCCCGTGCGATCGAGGCGATGACCGAAATCCAGGGCTCCTCCGGCAAGATCGGCAATATCATCCGGGTGATCGACGAAATCGCCTTCCAGACCAACCTGCTTGCGCTCAATGCCGGTGTCGAGGCCGCGCGTGCCGGTGAAGCCGGCAAGGGCTTTGCCGTCGTCGCCCAGGAGGTCAGGGAACTGGCGCAGCGTTCCGCCCAGGCGGCAAAGGAAATCAGCGGGCTGATCTCGATGTCCTCGTCGCAGGTTCAGACCGGCGTCAACCTGGTCGAAGAAACCGGTGTGGCGCTCTCCAAGATCGTCGATCGCGTCGTCGGCATGAGCGATACGGTCAATGAGATCGCCACCAGCGCGCAATCGCAGGCAACCAGCCTGCGGGAAGTTTCCGCCGCCGCCGATCTGATGGACAAGGTCACCCAGCAGAACGCCGCCATGGTCGAAGAGACGACGGCCGCGGCTCAGGGGCTGGCGCAGGAAACGGAGAACCTCGCAGCGGTCGTCGGCCGCTTCGGCCTCGGCGGCGCAGTTTCGCGCAGCAGCCAGTCGCCAGCCGCGATGAAGCTGGCGAGCTGA
- a CDS encoding Dabb family protein, whose amino-acid sequence MILHCVFLRLKTAMTSDEKQSLFAAIAALKQVIPGILDIKYGPNVSPEGLHAGFVDGFAVTFESAEARDAYLIHPEHVTVGERIVSSTDGGLAGILVFDLNI is encoded by the coding sequence ATGATCCTGCACTGCGTATTCCTGCGGCTGAAGACCGCGATGACGAGCGACGAAAAGCAGTCGCTGTTTGCGGCGATCGCCGCCCTCAAGCAGGTCATTCCCGGCATCCTGGATATCAAGTACGGGCCGAACGTTTCGCCCGAGGGGCTGCACGCCGGCTTCGTCGACGGTTTTGCCGTGACCTTTGAGAGTGCCGAGGCCCGCGACGCCTATCTCATCCATCCCGAACATGTGACCGTCGGCGAGCGCATCGTCTCGTCGACCGACGGAGGTCTAGCCGGCATCCTGGTCTTCGACCTCAATATCTGA
- a CDS encoding molybdate ABC transporter substrate-binding protein produces the protein MNQEIRLFGAIAVRPAVLALIPPFETATGFTVAVKWEVNPTVKKQIEAGEAFDLVIINPPMIQDLTALGKVKAGSEVAFGRIGMGVAAKAGSRPLDIGSVEAFVDTLKSAGSIAYASDGTSGGYFFGLLDRLGIADEVKPKLVAVPGGQTAPAVGRGEAELGVVPVTSILAAAPEVMLVGRFPAELQSYIDFAIGISADSSNAEAARQLSEFLTSTAVDDILATKGVVRR, from the coding sequence ATGAATCAGGAAATCCGGCTTTTTGGCGCGATCGCGGTCCGGCCCGCCGTCCTTGCTCTTATTCCCCCGTTCGAAACCGCCACGGGCTTCACAGTTGCGGTCAAGTGGGAAGTCAATCCGACAGTCAAGAAGCAGATTGAAGCCGGAGAAGCTTTCGATCTCGTCATCATCAATCCTCCCATGATTCAGGATCTGACCGCCTTGGGAAAGGTCAAGGCGGGGAGCGAGGTCGCGTTTGGCCGCATAGGGATGGGAGTGGCGGCCAAGGCGGGCAGCCGACCGCTCGACATCGGGTCCGTGGAAGCCTTCGTAGATACATTGAAGAGCGCCGGATCGATCGCCTATGCCAGTGACGGAACCAGCGGTGGGTACTTCTTCGGTTTGCTGGATCGTCTTGGAATAGCCGATGAAGTGAAGCCCAAGCTGGTAGCCGTACCGGGAGGGCAGACGGCCCCGGCGGTAGGCCGTGGGGAAGCCGAGCTGGGGGTCGTTCCCGTGACGTCGATTCTCGCTGCCGCTCCCGAGGTCATGCTTGTCGGTCGATTTCCGGCCGAACTCCAGAGTTATATTGACTTCGCCATTGGCATCAGCGCCGATTCAAGCAACGCAGAAGCCGCCAGGCAGCTATCGGAGTTTCTGACATCCACTGCCGTTGACGATATCCTGGCGACAAAAGGTGTCGTGCGCCGCTAA
- a CDS encoding metal ABC transporter substrate-binding protein: protein MTPHRLLLSAAIPALMALSAAPASAETLKVVASFTVLADVVKQVGGDHVKVTSLVGPNGDPHEFEPSPADAKNLNAAEVTFVSGEGLEGWMDRLITASGYKGKPVTVSEGIDTRTMEEDGEKITDPHVWNSPVNVKIWVANIEKALSSADPADAASFKANAETYTQRLDELNAYAHAKFDKVADDRRKVLTSHDAFGYFGREYNVSFLAPLGLSTESEASAADVAKLIEQIKGEHVKAYFFENSNDPRLVKQVAKATGAEPGGELYVESLSDAKGPAPSYEKMFRYNVDQLAAAMAKSS from the coding sequence ATGACACCGCACAGACTGCTTCTCTCCGCAGCAATCCCCGCTCTGATGGCGCTGTCGGCCGCGCCGGCCTCCGCCGAAACGCTGAAGGTGGTTGCCTCCTTCACCGTGCTTGCCGACGTCGTCAAACAAGTCGGCGGCGACCATGTAAAGGTGACGAGCCTCGTCGGGCCGAACGGCGATCCCCATGAATTCGAGCCGTCGCCGGCCGACGCCAAGAATTTGAACGCGGCCGAAGTGACCTTCGTCAGCGGCGAAGGGCTGGAAGGCTGGATGGACCGGCTGATCACCGCCTCGGGCTATAAGGGCAAGCCGGTGACGGTCTCCGAAGGCATCGACACCCGCACCATGGAAGAGGACGGTGAAAAAATCACCGATCCGCATGTCTGGAACAGCCCGGTGAACGTCAAGATCTGGGTCGCCAATATCGAAAAGGCGCTGTCATCGGCCGACCCTGCCGATGCCGCTTCCTTCAAGGCGAATGCCGAGACGTATACCCAGAGGCTGGACGAGCTGAACGCCTACGCCCATGCGAAATTCGACAAGGTCGCCGACGATCGCCGCAAGGTGCTGACCAGCCATGATGCCTTCGGTTATTTCGGCCGCGAATATAATGTCAGCTTCCTGGCGCCGCTCGGCTTGTCCACCGAAAGCGAGGCCTCGGCCGCCGACGTCGCCAAGCTGATCGAGCAGATCAAGGGCGAGCACGTGAAGGCCTATTTCTTCGAGAATTCCAACGATCCGCGCCTGGTCAAGCAGGTCGCCAAGGCAACCGGCGCCGAGCCCGGCGGCGAGCTCTATGTCGAATCGCTCTCCGACGCCAAGGGGCCGGCGCCGAGCTATGAGAAGATGTTCCGCTACAATGTCGACCAGCTCGCCGCCGCCATGGCGAAATCGAGCTGA
- a CDS encoding metal ABC transporter permease: protein MTVYDLFLAPFADFGFMRRALVACLCLGLGSGPIGVFLMLRRMSLMGDAMSHAVLPGAAIGYLVAGSLSLTAMGLGGLIAGLSVALLSGAVSRMTVLQEDASFASFYLASLALGVLIVSLRGSNIDLLHVLFGTILAIDASALYLIGAITSLTLVILAVIYRPLVAECFDPGFLRAVGGRGPVYHVLFLLLVVLNLVASFQALGTLMAVGLIMLPAAVAQLWSRSLPVMMAIAAASAAASGYLGLIASYHLELASGPTIIMTAAILYAFSIFFAPSGIARRFFPRPHLKG from the coding sequence ATGACGGTCTACGATCTCTTTCTCGCGCCCTTTGCCGATTTCGGTTTCATGCGCCGGGCGCTGGTCGCCTGCCTTTGCCTCGGACTCGGCTCCGGACCGATCGGCGTCTTCCTGATGCTCAGGCGCATGAGCCTGATGGGCGACGCCATGAGCCATGCCGTGCTGCCGGGGGCGGCGATCGGTTATCTCGTCGCCGGCTCGCTGTCGCTGACGGCGATGGGGCTTGGCGGCCTCATCGCCGGCCTGTCGGTGGCGCTGCTTTCCGGCGCCGTCAGCCGGATGACCGTGCTGCAGGAGGATGCGAGCTTTGCCAGCTTCTATCTGGCGTCGCTGGCGCTCGGCGTGCTGATTGTCTCGCTGCGCGGCTCGAATATCGATCTGCTGCATGTGCTCTTCGGCACCATTCTGGCGATCGATGCGTCGGCCCTTTATCTGATCGGCGCGATCACCTCCCTGACCCTTGTCATCCTTGCCGTCATCTACCGGCCGCTGGTGGCCGAATGTTTTGATCCCGGCTTCCTGCGCGCCGTCGGCGGGCGCGGGCCGGTCTATCATGTGCTGTTCCTGCTGCTGGTGGTGTTGAACCTCGTCGCCAGCTTCCAGGCGCTCGGCACGCTGATGGCGGTCGGCCTGATAATGCTGCCGGCGGCGGTCGCCCAGCTCTGGTCGCGCAGCCTACCGGTGATGATGGCGATCGCGGCCGCAAGTGCTGCCGCCTCCGGCTATCTCGGCCTGATCGCCTCCTACCATCTCGAACTTGCCTCCGGCCCGACGATCATCATGACGGCGGCGATCCTCTACGCCTTTTCGATCTTTTTCGCGCCCTCGGGCATTGCCCGGCGCTTCTTTCCCCGCCCGCATTTGAAGGGCTGA
- a CDS encoding metal ABC transporter ATP-binding protein, with protein MMPVIRIDNLTVAYNRHPAIHHVSGAFAPGSLTAIAGPNGAGKSTLLKAIMGELRPAEGRVEHRLGRAEFGYLPQAAEIDRRFPISVIDTVMLGAWKKTGAFGRIASSEATRAGEALSAVGLEGFGKRHVGSLSAGQFQRVLFARLLLQDAGIILLDEPFTAIDARTTRDLIDIVTRWHGEGRTVIAVLHDFELVRSHFPETLLLTRELVGWGPTAEVMSSVNLLKARAMAERWDEDAEACGTEQAPAA; from the coding sequence ATGATGCCGGTGATCCGTATCGACAATCTGACGGTCGCCTATAACCGGCATCCCGCCATCCATCACGTCTCCGGCGCCTTTGCGCCGGGCAGCCTGACGGCGATTGCCGGGCCGAATGGGGCGGGTAAGTCGACGCTGTTGAAGGCGATCATGGGGGAGCTTCGGCCGGCCGAGGGCAGGGTCGAGCACCGGCTGGGGCGGGCGGAATTCGGTTATCTCCCGCAGGCGGCCGAGATCGACCGGCGCTTTCCGATCTCGGTCATCGACACCGTCATGCTCGGCGCCTGGAAGAAAACCGGAGCCTTCGGCCGCATTGCATCAAGCGAGGCGACGAGGGCAGGCGAGGCGCTGTCCGCGGTCGGACTTGAAGGTTTTGGAAAACGTCATGTCGGATCACTGTCGGCCGGTCAGTTCCAGCGTGTGCTGTTTGCCCGCCTGCTGCTGCAGGATGCCGGCATCATCCTGCTCGACGAGCCGTTTACGGCAATCGATGCCCGCACCACCAGGGATCTCATCGATATCGTCACCCGCTGGCATGGCGAGGGCCGCACGGTGATTGCCGTGCTGCATGATTTCGAGCTCGTCCGCTCCCATTTTCCCGAGACCCTACTGCTTACCCGCGAATTGGTAGGATGGGGGCCGACCGCCGAGGTCATGTCATCAGTCAATCTGCTGAAGGCCCGCGCCATGGCCGAGCGCTGGGATGAGGATGCCGAGGCTTGCGGCACCGAACAGGCGCCGGCGGCATGA
- a CDS encoding transposase, which translates to MSDSLQAVDWDDLVERLGSAEELEASAREAGALLRKRQVGGAADLLRLCFAYVLGGFSLRTLAAWADQRGLASMSDVAMLKRLKASADWVGYLVSELLAERCPEAFAGMRSDLRLMAVDATVVAPPGPKRAYWMVHTVFDLSRLKLCSVEVTDRREAERLSRGVKAGELRIADRAHAKATDLATVVKAGADFLVRAPSSYPRLLDGDGHLLDRLALCREAGDKGVLDRSVRIQDGKSKIEVAARVVILPLPPEAAAKARRAARRLAAKARYKPSDAGIEMAGYLVLLTSLAADDWPPERLASTYRLRWQIELAFKRMKSLIGLESLRAKDADLARLWINIALLAALLAEDDLPALDPEAPDSLPLAA; encoded by the coding sequence ATGAGCGATTCGTTACAAGCAGTGGATTGGGACGACCTAGTGGAACGGCTAGGCTCGGCGGAAGAGCTGGAGGCGAGCGCACGCGAGGCCGGGGCGCTGCTTCGCAAACGGCAGGTGGGCGGCGCGGCCGACCTGCTGCGATTGTGTTTCGCCTATGTGCTTGGTGGTTTTTCGCTTCGAACCTTGGCGGCCTGGGCCGATCAGCGGGGGCTCGCGTCGATGTCCGACGTGGCTATGCTTAAGCGTCTGAAGGCCAGCGCCGATTGGGTGGGCTATCTGGTTTCGGAGTTGCTTGCCGAGCGCTGCCCCGAAGCCTTCGCCGGTATGCGTAGTGACCTGCGGCTGATGGCGGTTGACGCCACGGTCGTTGCACCGCCTGGGCCTAAGCGGGCCTACTGGATGGTGCATACGGTGTTCGACCTTTCACGGCTGAAGCTCTGTTCGGTTGAAGTCACCGATCGTCGTGAAGCCGAACGGCTGTCGCGCGGCGTCAAGGCCGGCGAGCTTCGGATCGCCGACCGTGCCCATGCCAAGGCGACCGATCTGGCTACAGTGGTCAAGGCTGGGGCTGATTTTCTGGTCCGCGCCCCTTCCAGCTATCCGCGCTTGCTGGATGGCGACGGCCACCTGCTGGATCGCTTGGCGCTCTGCCGCGAAGCGGGCGACAAGGGTGTGCTTGATCGGTCCGTGAGGATCCAGGACGGCAAGTCCAAGATCGAGGTGGCGGCACGGGTGGTGATCTTACCTTTACCGCCTGAGGCCGCCGCAAAAGCCAGGCGAGCGGCACGCCGGTTGGCGGCCAAGGCGCGATACAAGCCTAGCGATGCCGGCATCGAGATGGCCGGCTACCTGGTGCTGCTGACTTCGCTCGCAGCCGACGACTGGCCGCCGGAGCGGCTCGCCTCGACCTATCGGCTGCGATGGCAGATCGAACTGGCCTTCAAACGCATGAAGTCGTTGATCGGTTTGGAAAGCCTGCGCGCCAAGGACGCTGACCTGGCCCGCTTGTGGATCAACATCGCCTTGCTCGCCGCGCTGCTGGCCGAAGACGACCTGCCGGCCCTCGATCCCGAGGCGCCGGACTCTCTCCCCCTGGCGGCTTGA